The Nitrosococcus watsonii C-113 genome includes the window ATGATCTCGCAACTTTATACTATTCTTATTACCTTGGTTTTTCTGGGATTAAATGGCCATTTAGTGGTCATTCAAGTGTTAGCGGAGAGTTTTTATATCCTTCCTTTGGGTGTGGAGGGGGCAAGTCTAGGGAGCTTTTGGCAATTGGCGGGAGGGGGAAGCTGGATGCTTGCCGGGAGCGTGTTAATCGCTTTGCCAGCCATTGGAGCGTTGTCGTTAGTTAATTTGACTTTCGGTGTGATGTCCCGTGCCGCGCCTCAACTTAATCCCTTTTCCATTGGTTTTCCCCTCACCCTCCTTTTGGGATTTTGGGTGCTTTTATTTACCTTGCCCAATGCTCCAAGTCATTTAGTCAATCTCACCGATACCGCTTTAACGCTTATCCGCGCTTGGTTAGAGGAAGGGAATAATGGCCGACTCTAGCGCCCAGGAGCGCACAGAACAGCCGACTGCAAAGCGCCAGGAGGATGCTCGAAAAAAAGGCCAGGTTCCCCGTTCACGGGAACTTAGCACCACAGTTTTGCTGCTGAGTTCTGCTCTAGGGCTGGTGTTGGTAGGGGAGTCTTTGTTGCAGGGGTTAGCTGATCTGATGCGGCAAGGTTTGCAGTTGGAGCGCGCCCAAATTTTCGAGCCGAAGGCTGTTATTTTACAATTCCAGTGGGGAGTAGGGGAAGCGGTCAAAATAATAACGCCTTTTTTGGCTTTAACACTGATAGCGGCGTTGGCCGCCCCTCTTTTAATGGGGGGTTGGAGTGTTAGTGCTCAGTCCTTGGGTTTTAAGTGGGAGAAATTAAATCCGGCCAAGGGCATGAAGCGAATTTTCGGCCCTCAAGGCGGCATGGAGCTACTCAAGGCACTGATTAAATTCCTGCTTCTAAGTGGTGTGGCTTGTCTGCTGTTTTGGCTTTTTAGTTCCGATTTGATGGCCTTGGGAAGGCAACCGTTTGTTCCCGCCGTATTTCAACTAGCCCACTTGATGGGATGGAGTTTAGTGGGCCTTTCAGCCAGTCTTGCGCTTATCGCGGTGATCGATGCTCCCTTCCAAAGCTGGAATCATATCCGTCAGCTTAAGATGACCCGGCAGGAGGTCAAGGAGGAACATAAAGAAACCGATGGCAACCCGGAGCTCAAGGGACGGATTCGCCGTGTTCAGCGGGAAATAGCAAGCCGCCGCATGATGGCAGCGGTGCCCCAGGCCGATGTGGTGGTGGTCAACCCTACCCATTACGCGGTAGCCCTGAATTATGAGCAAGATAAACAGGGTGCTCCACGAGTAGTTGCTAAAGGGGTTGATCAGGTGGCCCTTAAAATTCGAACGGTAGCGGCAGGTAATAACGTACCCGTACTCTCCGCACCGGCTTTAAGCCGCGCCATTTACCACAGTACCGAGCTAGACCAAGAAATTCCTGCCGGACTTTACCGTGCTGTGGCGCAGGTGCTGGCTTACGTCTTGCAACTGCGCCAGTACCAACGCCGGGGTGGTCCCCGACCCCAACCTATTCCAAATGAACTTCCGATTCCTGAAGACTTGAGGCGGGATTGATATTATGAATACTGCTGCTGTTCGCGGACACCTGCGCGAGGCGGGCCGTAATGGTCTAGGCGCGCCCATATTATTGCTTCTGATGCTTGCCATGATGGTGTTGCCGTTACCGGCGGCGCTCCTTGATCTGCTGTTTACTTTCAACATCTCGCTGGCTTTGGTGGTTCTGTTAGCCGGAGTTTATGCTCGCCGGCCCCTGGATTTTTCTTCTTTTCCCACGATACTTTTGCTTGCCACTTTAATGCGGTTGGCCCTGAACGTGGCCTCCACCCGGGTGGTATTGCTAGAAGGACATACAGGTTCGGATGCGGCTGGTAAGGTTATTCAAGCCTTTGGCGAATTCGTAATTGGCGGGAATTACGCCGTTGGCTTGGTGGTCTTTTTGATCTTGGTCATTATCAATTTTGTGGTGGTGACCAAAGGGGCAACCCGTATCTCCGAGGTGAGCGCCCGGTTTACCTTGGACGCCATGCCTGGCAAGCAGATGGCCATCGATGCGGATTTGAATGCCGGCCTGATCGATCAAGAAGAAGCCCGCCTTCGGCGCGAGGAAGTTGTGCAGGAGGCGGATTTTTATGGCTCCATGGATGGCGCCGGCAAGTTTGTTCGCGGCGATGCCGTTGCTGGCATTTTGATTTTGCTGATTAATGTTGTGGGAGGGCTTGCGGTGGGCCTCTTGCAGCATGATCTTTCTTTTAGCGAAGCCGCCCGGAATTATACTCTACTGGCCATTGGCGACGGCTTGGTTGCCCAGATTCCTTCCTTGGTGTTATCTACTGCCGCGGGTATTCTGGTGACCCGGGTTTCCCATGCGCAAGATATGGGCAACCAAATCTTGGCCCAATTATTCAAGAATCCTAAATCATTGGCGGTGGTCACCGTTGTGCTGGGAAGCATGGGACTTATTCCTGGAATGCCTAATCTGGCTTTCCTGGGGTTGGCTTTGCTCTGCGGCTTTGGAGTTTGGTGGTTGAGCAAGCGGCAGAAAGCGGAAGCGGCTCCCCCTCCTCCTATGGTTGCTCCCTCGGAAACGCCGGAACTGTCCTGGGAGGATATTCCGCCCGTGGATCCCATCGGCCTTGAAGTTGGCTATCGCTTGATTCCCTTGGTAGACAAGGCTCAAGGGGGGCAGTTGATGGGACGTATCAAAGGGGTGCGGAAAAAGCTCTCCCAGGATTGGGGTTTTCTGATTCCGCCCGTCCATATTCGCGACAATTTGAATATAGCGCCTATTGCCTATCGAATAACCTTATTTGGGGTCACGGTGGGGGAGGCAGAAGTTTTTCCCGAACGGGAGATGGCGATTAACCCGGGTCAGGTTTTTGGCAAGGTGGAGGGAACCCCGGCCCAGGACCCAGCATTTGGCCTAGAAGCCCTATGGATTGAACTAGC containing:
- the fliR gene encoding flagellar biosynthetic protein FliR, translated to MDFTSSELNQLISAYLWPFCRIGALLMAMPLFGSKVVPVRIRLMLALALTVVIAPVIPATSVAALSVEGGLLVMQQFLIGLAMTLVLQMVFQAFAIGGQIVATQMGLGFASLMDPQNGVAVSMISQLYTILITLVFLGLNGHLVVIQVLAESFYILPLGVEGASLGSFWQLAGGGSWMLAGSVLIALPAIGALSLVNLTFGVMSRAAPQLNPFSIGFPLTLLLGFWVLLFTLPNAPSHLVNLTDTALTLIRAWLEEGNNGRL
- the flhB gene encoding flagellar biosynthesis protein FlhB, coding for MADSSAQERTEQPTAKRQEDARKKGQVPRSRELSTTVLLLSSALGLVLVGESLLQGLADLMRQGLQLERAQIFEPKAVILQFQWGVGEAVKIITPFLALTLIAALAAPLLMGGWSVSAQSLGFKWEKLNPAKGMKRIFGPQGGMELLKALIKFLLLSGVACLLFWLFSSDLMALGRQPFVPAVFQLAHLMGWSLVGLSASLALIAVIDAPFQSWNHIRQLKMTRQEVKEEHKETDGNPELKGRIRRVQREIASRRMMAAVPQADVVVVNPTHYAVALNYEQDKQGAPRVVAKGVDQVALKIRTVAAGNNVPVLSAPALSRAIYHSTELDQEIPAGLYRAVAQVLAYVLQLRQYQRRGGPRPQPIPNELPIPEDLRRD
- the flhA gene encoding flagellar biosynthesis protein FlhA; protein product: MNTAAVRGHLREAGRNGLGAPILLLLMLAMMVLPLPAALLDLLFTFNISLALVVLLAGVYARRPLDFSSFPTILLLATLMRLALNVASTRVVLLEGHTGSDAAGKVIQAFGEFVIGGNYAVGLVVFLILVIINFVVVTKGATRISEVSARFTLDAMPGKQMAIDADLNAGLIDQEEARLRREEVVQEADFYGSMDGAGKFVRGDAVAGILILLINVVGGLAVGLLQHDLSFSEAARNYTLLAIGDGLVAQIPSLVLSTAAGILVTRVSHAQDMGNQILAQLFKNPKSLAVVTVVLGSMGLIPGMPNLAFLGLALLCGFGVWWLSKRQKAEAAPPPPMVAPSETPELSWEDIPPVDPIGLEVGYRLIPLVDKAQGGQLMGRIKGVRKKLSQDWGFLIPPVHIRDNLNIAPIAYRITLFGVTVGEAEVFPEREMAINPGQVFGKVEGTPAQDPAFGLEALWIELAQREQAQMHGYTVVDAGTVIATHLSQILQTHAHELLGREEVQKLLENLAKTAPKLVEGLVPEILPLSIVQKVLQQLLEGGVPIRDMRTIVESLTEHGLRSQDPAILTAMVRIALGRFITQCFNGLEKELQVISISPALEQLLLSSLQTANEGGGLNMEPGLAEKLHLTLRDSAQRQEAAGKPAILLVQGVLRPWLARFVRHAIPELKVLSYNEIPEDKQVRIVASVGN